A stretch of Ranitomeya variabilis isolate aRanVar5 chromosome 3, aRanVar5.hap1, whole genome shotgun sequence DNA encodes these proteins:
- the LOC143818352 gene encoding uncharacterized protein LOC143818352, producing the protein MNPNHKPPMKNTKEVGKLIFKESQHTNRVCKGSIVRKLDPSKLKLSKDEKGGNDLRFYNGKNPKNKGKVKAILTKFIVAEEKENIIKQDNIKTNMPKILNKNTVISALKEKFEQNCTICSVMHGTSPLVPKEHVKISADTKSIRKAKAQVLHTTTMTTNCWELPIPECAALKEEIIPFVQARRLTMKVYSPKNFIVNSKKVDSQKQECRHDKKENNLLCCDRQTTIMKENLEKSNRLKKGKEHALIRKDGKESSYESVKKQQENINDTNTVNSNSSDPVDLGKVEIEQAVDIQIQDEKERYSRYMDVGNQSFLDSQHNTQTHDTSNGHMKHMSDYEAMNVLGDSFLDHSQRVESTNILTEHILSECLTNNNIKNPGLNIDEDKECNVNKMISNIEQGAQNEFNVTIYHCNNLVSKSKMQNGCIDEEHTFLNISANMSTCVKSEDTELKNICKMEKEYEVQEWEEIGEGHKTLNLNKHEVENSVGAQLKAEPIKVPYCQALKKCSSRYKENNKKESKYGDLCQLYAPEQNLKTIPSVLTGRATCSSEPPVPSQISYVTIVKVHKKIVNINEATDTRNTRYNETPIKTCREQGKVGPNTKPHSDTLLHGKNASQETRDNKKSLCSTNEKQSAVNDKVDMNKQTLIGSDLSRTQDHHLRQENSLENTSLQVIKHDHKKVKKNGDALRTTYEESKSGHSNEFLCHENKKRIDQITSTELMNRSKEANHEMDKRITSKYQIPSAENLSMSNTLNNATINDISKYRVQSYKDTDMSSKQFKPLIVRASDTFKLLP; encoded by the coding sequence ATGAATCCAAACCATAAGCCTCCAATGAAAAATACAAAGGAAGTAGGCAAATTAATCTTTAAGGAAAGTCAGCATACAAATCGAGTTTGCAAAGGCAGCATTGTCAGAAAATTAGACCCTTCAAAATTAAAGCTAAGCAAAGATGAAAAAGGAGGAAATGACCTACGCTTTTATAATGGTAAAAATCCAAAGAATAAAGGTAAAGTAAAAGCCATTTTGACTAAGTTTATTGTTGCAGAAGAAAAGGAAAATATAATAAAGCAAGATAACATAAAAACTAATATGCCCAAAATACTTAACAAAAACACAGTTATTTCTGCCCTAAAAGAAAAGTTTGAACAAAACTGTACAATCTGCTCTGTAATGCATGGAACATCTCCTCTGGTTCCAAAAGAACATGTGAAAATCTCTGCAGATACTAAATCTATTAGAAAGGCAAAGGCTCAGGTGTTACATACCACCACAATGACTACAAATTGTTGGGAACTTCCAATACCTGAATGTGCAGCCCTAAAGGAAGAGATCATTCCATTTGTCCAAGCTAGGAGGCTAACCATGAAGGTATATAGTCCAAAGAATTTCATTGTTAATTCCAAGAAGGTGGATTCACAGAAACAGGAATGTAGACATGACAAAAAGGAGAACAATTTGCTGTGTTGCGATAGACAAACCACAATCATGAAGGAAAATCTAGAGAAGAGCAATCGTTTGAAAAAAGGAAAAGAACATGCATTGATTAGAAAAGATGGAAAGGAAAGCTCatatgaaagtgttaaaaaacagcaggaaaacatAAATGACACAAATACTGTAAATAGTAATTCTTCAGATCCAGTAGATCTTGGTAAAGTAGAAATTGAGCAGGCAGTTGATATTCAGATTCAGGATGAAAAAGAAAGATATTCAAGATACATGGATGTAGGTAACCAAAGTTTTCTTGACAGCCAGCACAACACACAGACACATGATACCAGTAATGGTCATATGAAACATATGAGTGACTATGAGGCTATGAATGTTTTGGGTGACTCCTTTTTAGACCACAGCCAGAGAGTGGAAAGTACCAATATCCTTACAGAACACATTTTGAGTGAATGTTTAACTAATAACAATATTAAGAATCCTGGTCTTAATATAGATGAAGACAAGGAATGTAATGTTAATAAGATGATAAGCAATATTGAACAAGGAGCACAAAATGAATTTAATGTCACTATCTACCATTGTAACAATTTGGTTTCAAAAAGTAAAATGCAAAATGGCTGCATTGATGAAGAGCACACTTTTTTAAATATTAGTGCTAACATGTCCACCTGTGTGAAGTCAGAAGACACTGAACTGAAGAACATCTGTAAGATGGAAAAGGAATATGAGGTGCAAGAATGGGAGGAGATTGGTGAAGGACACAAAACCCTTAACCTCAACAAACATGAAGTAGAAAATTCCGTGGGTGCCCAATTAAAAGCAGAACCCATAAAAGTTCCTTATTGTCAAGCATTGAAAAAATGCTCAAGTAGATAcaaggaaaataataaaaaagaaagcaAATATGGCGACCTCTGTCAGTTGTATGCACCAGAACAGAATCTAAAAACCATTCCGTCAGTTCTCACAGGGAGAGCAACATGCAGCTCAGAACCACCTGTCCCATCTCAAATAAGTTATGTCACAATTGTAAAAGTTCACAAGAAAATTGTGAATATTAATGAAGCTACAGACACTAGAAACACAAGATATAATGAAACACCAATAAAAACCTGTAGAGAACAGGGTAAAGTTGGCCCAAATACCAAACCACATTCAGATACATTGCTTCATGGAAAAAATGCTTCACAGGAAACAAGGGACAATAAGAAGTCTCTTTGCTCCACAAATGAAAAACAATCTGCAGTAAATGACAAAGTTGACATGAATAAACAAACACTGATTGGAAGTGACCTATCCAGGACACAGGATCATCATTTGAGACAAGAGAACAGTTTGGAGAACACCTCTTTACAAGTCATAAAACATGATcataaaaaagtgaaaaagaaTGGTGATGCATTACGTACAACATATGAAGAGAGTAAATCAGGGCATTCAAACGAGTTCTTGTGCCATGAAAATAAGAAGAGGATAGATCAAATAACCTCTACTGAGCTGATGAATAGATCAAAAGAGGCTAACCATGAGATGGACAAAAGAATAACATCTAAATATCAAATTCCATCAGCTGAGAACCTCTCTATGTCAAATACACTAAACAATGCCACTATCAATGACATATCCAAATATCGAGTCCAAAGTTACAAGGATACAGATATGTCCTCAAAACAGTTTAAACCACTGATCGTGAGAGCAAGTGACACTTTTAAGCTTCTTCCCTGA